In Quercus robur chromosome 10, dhQueRobu3.1, whole genome shotgun sequence, a genomic segment contains:
- the LOC126703003 gene encoding uncharacterized protein LOC126703003 — protein sequence MGHSISPVPCPPTPISTRLERKTHSQSLGFQRVWACHQGCNDDLHDKLVHRRTVTLGLAGAMLSLNVGDQSANAAARRAPPPPPEEKKDPNVSGVQAKVLASRKRKEAMKEETAKLRERGKPIKEPTE from the exons ATGGGCCATTCAATATCCCCAGTACCATGTCCTCCAACACCCATCTCAACAAGACTAGAGAGGAAGACTCATTCTCAATCTCTAGGGTTCCAAAGAGTCTGGGCTTGCCATCAAGGTTGCAATGATGACCTACATGATAAACTTGTCCATAGAAG GACTGTGACCTTGGGTTTAGCTGGTGCAATGTTGAGCTTGAATGTTGGTGATCAGAGTGCAAATGCAGCAGCCAGAAGGGCTCCGCCGCCACCTCCGGAGGAGAAGAAAGACCCCAATGTGAGTGGTGTCCAGGCAAAAGTTCTAGCCAGCAGAAAAAGGAAGGAAGCTATGAAAGAAGAGACAGCCAAgctaagagagagagggaagccAATTAAGGAACCAACTGAGTGA
- the LOC126702982 gene encoding disease resistance RPP13-like protein 4, with protein MSSYEELFSKINPDETSAIENITDAYVTLLSHVSKVKHSIPKCSGNNNGASSSSDSSNFNNRNSHAPNNDYAFTCNEPEKLQDLNQIRDDFRHLQQLVKKPIKNFEHDVNDIINKLEQTTSGSFTTKQVRAMLSALENHVMKLRFHIPSLPSDMASTSSDVRRYTWKKQSNSVVDEKLPILHMNRKFLRSSVFTELQEAFEELNTKLKHCLLCFAVVPENEVVKRRLLIDWWVGERLVDSPATEEVADEILMELMAKGFIEPVKQRPKLVADRFKMQPRVRCVVIMLAQDAGLFDYDFNGNPTANSSLCSSLFLLKAEDGSSEQILSSSRNFDPEKLQTLFNFNEPFPDWRLESLLKENNYNIVDWFSKMKNVNVLYLGRWQSSGEHHIEVESIDFLKGLMNMKYLRLLSLQGISRINELPKSVCKLTNLRILDLKACHNLEELPDGIDLLKQLTRLDISECYLLDGIPKGLAHLSKLEVLKGFLIGNLKSGGRSCTLEDLIGLERLSNLSINTSSRDFPTEEELRTLSKLEALRKLGIAWGMKQENAVPKSVGAVNSDNRGQTVEQQDQLED; from the coding sequence ATGTCTTCATATGAGGAACTCTTTTCTAAAATCAATCCTGACGAAACCTCAGCCATTGAGAACATTACCGATGCCTATGTCACCTTGCTTAGTCATGTGTCTAAAGTCAAGCACTCTATCCCCAAATGTAGCGGCAATAACAATGGAGCTAGCAGCAGTAGTGACAGCAGCAATTTCAACAACAGAAACAGTCATGCCCCGAACAATGACTATGCTTTTACGTGCAATGAACCTGAAAAGTTACAAGATCTCAATCAAATCAGAGACGATTTCCGCCATCTCCAACAACTTGTTAAAAAACCAATCAAGAACTTTGAACACGACGTCAATGACATCATCAATAAACTTGAGCAAACTACTAGTGGTTCCTTCACAACCAAACAAGTTCGAGCCATGCTTAGCGCACTGGAGAATCATGTCATGAAGTTGAGGTTCCACATTCCATCATTGCCAAGCGACATGGCTTCTACAAGTTCTGATGTTCGTCGATATACATGGAAGAAACAGTCCAATAGTGTGGTTGATGAAAAATTGCCTATCTTACACATGAATCGTAAGTTTCTACGTAGCTCAGTTTTCACTGAATTGCAGGAAGCTTTTGAAGAGCTTAATACTAAGTTGAAGCACTGCTTGTTGTGCTTTGCTGTGGTTCCGGAGAATGAGGTTGTAAAGAGGAGGCTTTTGATAGATTGGTGGGTCGGAGAGCGTTTAGTGGATTCTCCTGCTACTGAAGAAGTTGCTGATGAGATTCTTATGGAACTTATGGCGAAGGGCTTTATTGAGCCTGTTAAGCAAAGGCCCAAACTGGTTGCAGACAGGTTTAAGATGCAGCCTCGAGTGCGCTGTGTGGTTATTATGCTTGCCCAGGATGCTGGGTTATTTGATTATGATTTTAATGGGAATCCAACCGCAAATTCTTCTCTATGTAgcagtttatttttattgaaggCTGAAGATGGATCTTCGGAGCAGATATTATCAAGTAGTCGTAACTTTGATCCAGAAAAGCTGCAAACTCTATTCAATTTTAATGAGCCTTTTCCTGATTGGAGACTTGAGTCATTACTAAAGGAGAATAATTACAACATTGTGGACTGGTTTTCAAAGATGAAAAATGTCAATGTTCTTTATTTGGGAAGGTGGCAAAGCTCAGGCGAGCATCACATTGAAGTAGAAAGCATTGACTTCTTAAAAGGGTTGAtgaatatgaaatatttgaggCTTTTAAGCCTACAAGGAATATCTAGAATTAATGAGCTTCCCAAATCTGTATGCAAGCTAACAAATTTGAGGATCTTAGATCTCAAAGCTTGTCACAATCTGGAGGAACTTCCAGATGGGATAGACTTGCTCAAGCAGCTGACACGCTTGGATATTTCAGAATGTTACTTACTAGATGGCATACCCAAGGGGCTAGCGCATCTCTCAAAACTTGAAGTCCTTAAGGGGTTTCTAATTGGTAATTTGAAAAGTGGAGGAAGATCATGTACTCTTGAAGATTTGATAGGATTGGAGAGGCTGAGCAATTTGAGCATCAATACAAGCAGCAGGGATTTCCCCACAGAAGAAGAGCTACGCACTCTAAGCAAGTTGGAGGCGCTTCGGAAGCTAGGAATAGCATGGGGTATGAAGCAAGAAAATGCTGTGCCAAAATCAGTGGGCGCTGTGAACTCAGATAATAGAGGGCAGACAGTGGAGCAGCAAGACCAACTAGAGGACTAA
- the LOC126701657 gene encoding 60S ribosomal protein L5: MAFVKAQKTKAYFKRFQVKFKRRREGKTDYRARTRLINQDKNKYNTPKYRFVVRFTNKDITAQIISASIAGDLVLAAAYSHELPRYGLEVGLTNYAAAYCTGLLLARRVLKTLEMDVEYEGNVEATGEDYSVEPADTRRPFRALLDVGLIKTTTGNRVFGALKGALDGGLDIPHSEKRFAGFGKGDGKHLDAEVHRKYIFGGHVAGYMRTLMEDEPEKYQSHFSEYIKKGVEADSIEEMYKKVHAAIRADPTPKKSEKQPPKEHKRFNLKKLSYEERKAKLIERLNAFNSVADDDDEDDE, from the exons ATG GCTTTTGTGAAAGCTCAGAAAACCAAGGCCTACTTCAAGAGGTTTCAGGTTAAGTTCAAGAGAAGAAGAG AGGGTAAGACCGACTACCGTGCCAGGACTCGGTTGATTAACCAGGACAAGAACAAGTACAACACCCCGAAGTATCGTTTTGTTGTTCGTTTT ACCAACAAAGATATAACTGCACAAATCATCTCTGCTAGCATTGCTGGTGATTTGGTTCTTGCTGCAGCTTACTCCCATGAGCTGCCACGATATGGACTTGAAGTTGGCCTTACAAACTATGCTGCTG CTTACTGTACTGGACTCCTGTTGGCTCGCCGTGTCTTGAAAACACTTGAGATGGATGTTGAATACGAAGGCAATGTGGAG GCTACTGGGGAGGATTACTCAGTTGAGCCCGCAGACACCAGGAGGCCATTCCGTGCTCTCCTAGATGTTGGTCTTATCAAGACAACAACTGGAAACCGTGTTTTTGGTGCCCTCAAG GGTGCTCTTGATGGTGGTCTGGATATCCCCCACAGTGAGAAGAGGTTTGCTGGTTTTGGAAAGGGTGATGGTAAGCATCTTGATGCTGAAGTTCACCGCAAATACATCTTTGGGGGCCATGTTGCTGGATATATGAGG ACTTTGATGGAAGATGAACCTGAGAAATACCAATCTCACTTCAGTGAATACATCAAGAAGGGAGTTGAGGCTGATAGCATTGAAGAGATGTACAAGAAGGTTCATGCTGCCATCCGTGCAGATCCCACACCTAAGAAGTCTGAGAAACAGCCTCCAAAGGAACACAAGAG GTTCAACTTGAAGAAGCTCTCATACGAGGAAAGGAAGGCCAAATTGATTGAGAGATTGAATGCTTTTAACTCCGtagctgatgatgatgatgaggatgatgagtGA
- the LOC126701636 gene encoding uncharacterized protein LOC126701636 isoform X1 translates to MMAARCSVPSEEAQIFQTFTGLQHLAETRRFKAWFLDQFGVLHDGKKPYPGAILTLEKLAMTGSKMVIISNSSRRASTTMEKMKSLGFDPSLFVGAITSGELTHQYLQRRDDSWFASLGRSCIHMTWSDRGAISLEGLDLQVVEDVGEAEFVLVHGTEAMGTPSGTAIPTKLEGLEKTLEHCAAKRIPMVVANPDFVTVEARAMRVMPGTLAAKYEKLGGEVKWMGKPDKIIYEAAMAMADVDVSDSIAVGDSLHHDIKGANAAGIQSAFITGGIHANELGLVGFGEAADVSSVQALASKYDAYPSYVLPAFTW, encoded by the exons atgatgGCAGCCAGATGCTCTGTTCCGTCCGAAGAGGCTCAGATCTTTCAGACCTTCACCGGCCTTCAACACCTCGCCGAAACGCGTCGTTTCAAG GCATGGTTCTTAGATCAATTTGGAGTACTTCACGATGGCAAAAAACCTTATCCTGGTGCAATTTTAACTT TAGAAAAGTTAGCAATGACTGGAAGCAAGATGGTGATTATAAGTAACTCCTCAAGACGTGCATCAACCACTATGGAAAAGATGAAGAGCCTTGGTTTTGATCCCTCTCTCTTTGTAGGAGCCATTACCAGTGGAGAATTAACACATCAATACTTGCAAAG gaGAGATGATTCTTGGTTTGCTTCTCTTGGAAGATCTTGCATCCATATGACATGGAGTGACCGGGGTGCTATATCTCTTGAG GGCCTAGACTTACAAGTTGTAGAGGATGTTGGAGAAGCTGAATTTGTTTTGGTGCATGGCACTGAAGCCATGGGGACTCCTTCTGGTACTGCAATTCCCACGAAACTTGAGGGCCTTGAGAAAACATTGGAGCATTGTGCTGCTAAAAGAATTCCAATGGTGGTGGCTAATCCCGATTTTGTGACTGTTGAGGCGAGAGCTATGCGTGTAATGCCTG GTACACTGGCGGCCAAATATGAAAAGCTTGGTGGTGAAGTGAAATGGATGGGGAAGCCTGATAAG ATAATCTACGAAGCAGCTATGGCCATGGCTGATGTGGATGTTTCTGATTCTATTGCTGTGGGTGACTCTCTCCATCATGACATCAAGGGTGCAAATGCTGCTGGAATCCAGTCAGCTTTTATCACTGGTGGGATCCATGCAAACGAACTTGGACTTGTTGGTTTTGGAGAAGCTGCAGACGTATCTTCTGTGCAAGCTCTTGCATCCAAATATGATGCATATCCTTCATATGTGTTACCTGCATTTACATGGTAG
- the LOC126701636 gene encoding uncharacterized protein LOC126701636 isoform X2, whose product MTGSKMVIISNSSRRASTTMEKMKSLGFDPSLFVGAITSGELTHQYLQRRDDSWFASLGRSCIHMTWSDRGAISLEGLDLQVVEDVGEAEFVLVHGTEAMGTPSGTAIPTKLEGLEKTLEHCAAKRIPMVVANPDFVTVEARAMRVMPGTLAAKYEKLGGEVKWMGKPDKIIYEAAMAMADVDVSDSIAVGDSLHHDIKGANAAGIQSAFITGGIHANELGLVGFGEAADVSSVQALASKYDAYPSYVLPAFTW is encoded by the exons ATGACTGGAAGCAAGATGGTGATTATAAGTAACTCCTCAAGACGTGCATCAACCACTATGGAAAAGATGAAGAGCCTTGGTTTTGATCCCTCTCTCTTTGTAGGAGCCATTACCAGTGGAGAATTAACACATCAATACTTGCAAAG gaGAGATGATTCTTGGTTTGCTTCTCTTGGAAGATCTTGCATCCATATGACATGGAGTGACCGGGGTGCTATATCTCTTGAG GGCCTAGACTTACAAGTTGTAGAGGATGTTGGAGAAGCTGAATTTGTTTTGGTGCATGGCACTGAAGCCATGGGGACTCCTTCTGGTACTGCAATTCCCACGAAACTTGAGGGCCTTGAGAAAACATTGGAGCATTGTGCTGCTAAAAGAATTCCAATGGTGGTGGCTAATCCCGATTTTGTGACTGTTGAGGCGAGAGCTATGCGTGTAATGCCTG GTACACTGGCGGCCAAATATGAAAAGCTTGGTGGTGAAGTGAAATGGATGGGGAAGCCTGATAAG ATAATCTACGAAGCAGCTATGGCCATGGCTGATGTGGATGTTTCTGATTCTATTGCTGTGGGTGACTCTCTCCATCATGACATCAAGGGTGCAAATGCTGCTGGAATCCAGTCAGCTTTTATCACTGGTGGGATCCATGCAAACGAACTTGGACTTGTTGGTTTTGGAGAAGCTGCAGACGTATCTTCTGTGCAAGCTCTTGCATCCAAATATGATGCATATCCTTCATATGTGTTACCTGCATTTACATGGTAG